CGCACCAACAGCAAGGTGGCTCATTTGGCCAACCCGTTGAATCCTGCGGTGTTGACCTTGATCAAACGGACCATTGACTGCGCCCATGTTGAGGGCAAGTGGGTAGGGTTGTGCGGTGAACTGGCGGGTGAACCCCTGGCTGCGCCAATTCTCCTGGGTTTGGGACTGGACGAATTTAGCATGTCCCCGGCTCGGGTGCCATTGATTAAACGGGTTATGAAATCCCTGCGTAAAGCAGATTGTGTTCCCTTCGCGGATGAAGTATTGACTTATAATGATGCCGAAGAGGTGATGAAGGCCAGCGAAGCCTATTTAGTGAAATTAGGCATCGAACTTTAACCAACTTCGACATTTAAATTGACTTAACAGAAAAACGCAGGCTGCAATCCTGCGTTTTTCTTTTGTCCAATACCGTTAATCGAGAAGCGAGGAGTTAATTAACCGGTATAGTTTGTTGCGAGAGGCGCGTACCAGGCATACCAGTCGCCTGGTAAACAATCGACCCTCCGAATAGGCTCAATGAGTTGAGCAGCATTTTATTGTGTTAACGTCAGTTCAGTAATAAATTAGTTCTGGCTGCGTTTGCGCAGGAATGCCGGCACATCCAGATCGTCGGTGTTGATCCGGGTGGGGAACTCGTAGGTGTCCCTGCGGGGTTCGTAAGTTTCTCCGGTATTTTCCTCTTTTAGAATACCGTCCAGGGGGCGTTGCTTCGCATAGGTGTTCTGTTTAGTCTCGACTTTGGTCTCCCGGCGAGTGTTGATGCTATTGCCTTCGAATCCAGTGGCGATTACAGTGATCCGCAGTGCATCACCCAGGCTCTCATCAATCACAGCACCAAAGATCAGGTTAACCTCGGGGTGGGCAGTTTCCTTGATGATGGCAGCGGCCTGATTCACCTCAAAGAGCTTGAGGCTGTCGCCGCCGGTCACGTTGAAGAGGATGCCGCGAGCGCCATCGATGGTGACGTCCAGCAATTGGTTGGAGATAGCCTGTTCGGCTGCCTTGATGGCCCGATCTTCACCGGAAGCCTGGCCGACAGCCATCAGCGCTGCGCCGCCTTCGGACATAATCGTGCGGACATCGGCGAAGTCCAGGTTGATCAGACCGGGGACGGTGATCAATTCGGAAATACCCTGGATGCCCTGGCGGAGAACGTCATCGGCGACCTTGAACGCATCCTGCAGGCCGGCCCGGTTATCAACGATCTGTAACAGGCGGTCATTGGGGATCACGATCAGGGTGTCGGCGTGTTCTTTGAGGGCAGCTGCGCCGATTTCAGCGGAGTTGGCTCGATGGGTGCCTTCAAATGTGAAGGGGCGGGTGACCACGCCGATGGTCAAGGCGTTGATCTCCTTGGCGATCTGGGCCACTACGGGGGCTGCACCGGTGCCGGTACCGCCGCCGAGACCAGCGGTCACGAAGACCATGTCGCTGCCCTTCAATACTTCATATAATTCCTCAGCCGATTCCTCGGCTGCAGTCCGGCCGATCTTGGGATCACCGCCTGCGCCGAGACCGCGGGTGGATTTATCTCCAATCCGCACACGGACCTTGGCTTTTGAGAACTGCAAAGCCTGGGCGTCGGTGTTGACAGCGATGAATTCGATGCCGGTCAGACCTTCATCGATCATCCGGTTGACAGCGTTGCAGCCGCCGCCACCGATTCCCACAACTTTGATCCTTGCAAATGATTCAGGTTGTAGATTCCTATCCATGATTAACTCCTCTGTTTATGAACAAATTGATCAATAATTCTGACTATCTCAGGGCAAAAGCCGCCTGAGTAGATCCTTAAGTTGTTCGGACCAGTTTTTAGATTGTTTTGGTCCGTGACGCTCGATAAATTGACTCGAATCACTCATCAGGAGCGCCCATTGCAGCAAGCCCACGCTGGTGGCGAAAGCCGGTGAGTCGAGCTGATCGATCAGACCGATCAGATTTTGCGGTTTGGCGATTCGGGTGGGGAGGCCCATTACCTGGGAGGCCAGTTGGCGGCAACCTGGAATCAGGCTAGAACCGCCTGTGAGGACCACACCAGCCGGCAGGAGGCCGTCATAGCCTGAGCGGCGGATCTCTTGGAGCACCAGGTAGAAGATCTCTTCCATGCGGGCTTCGATGATGTTCGCCAGATCTGCCCGGTTGATCCGTTCGGGGTTATCCACGCCAAAGCTGCGGACGGTGAACTGTTCTTCGGGGTTCACAGCGGACTGAATGGAGTGACCAAATTTCAGTTTGACTTCTTCGGCTTGGGCGATCGGCAGCCGCAAGCCATGCGCTATATCTGAGGTGACATGGTTGCCGCCAACGGCCATCACCATTGTGTGCCAGACATCGCCGTCAATGTAGATCGCCATGTCGGTTGTTCCTCCGCCGATATCCACAACGGCCACACCCATCTGGCGCTCCGTCTCGGAGAGCACCACTTCACCTGAAGCCAGGGGATTGAGCACGAACTGCTGCACTTCGATCCCTGATGCGCCGACGCATTGGCGAAGGTTCTCGACTGTTGAGGCTGCTGCGGTGATGATGTGGGCTTCCACTTCCAGCCGGTAGCCGTGCATACCGATCGGGGTGCGGATGCCATCCTGGCCGTCGATGGTGAATCCCCGCTGGATCACATGGATGATCTCGCGGTTATGGGGGATGGCGACAGCCTGAGCTGCGTCGAGTGCCCGGTCAATATCTTCGATGTCCACGATGCCGCCGGTGATGCCAACGACGCCTCGGCTGTTGATCGAAGAGACCTGAGAGCCAGCCAGGCTGACCAGAGCCGCATTGATCTCAAAACCTGAGGTGCGTTCTGCTTTTTCTATCGAGCGGGAGACAGCCAGTGCGGCAGCATTGAGGTCCACAACGGTCCCCTTACGGATGCCCTGGGAGGGTTCTATGCCCACACCCAGAATACGGAGGTTGTCGCTTTCTTCTACGCGGGCAACCAGGGTGCAGATTTTGCTGGTACCAATATCAATTCCAACAATGATGGGCTCTTCCATACTACGGCTCCAGTCGATAATAAGGTGCTAAAAGGAATTCGAGGCTGATCAATGACGGCGTCAGGTTCTTGGCTTGCAATTCTGTGATGATCGTTTCGTATTCCGCCAATTTCAGGTCAATATTGCTGATGTCGCTGCCGAAATAGACCAGCCAGCCGCTGGGATCCTGCCAGCCAAGGCCAAATTCTGGGTCATACTGCAATGTGCTGCCTTCCGGCAGATAGTTTTGCAGAGCGAACAGGGCATCGATGAATTCCGGCGTGGTCTGCGTCAGGCCTGTGGTCAGTTCAGCGACATCCGCTTCTGAAATATCCTCGGTGTCTTCAAGCGCTTCTGTCATAGCCGTGGGCGGGTTACCGGCAGCGACCACTATGAGGGCCACTTCCGCTTCACCACGGGGATAGAACATCACGCCTTCATCGTCGATCCAATAGCTGTTCTCGGGTTCCAACCAAAGGACAAGCGGTTGTCTTTCGGTGACTTTGATCGTGAGCGATGCCGGCAGGCCGGCAGAAACCTTCGCTGTTTTGATGCTGGGGAAGATCTCGGTGACCTGGGTGGCGATCTCCTTGGGGTTGATCGCAACAATGGATTTCCCCGAGATCCCGAGTTGGGAGAGGATGATATCCGATGTCAGCCGTTCCGCGCCTTCCAGGTTGATGGCGTTGACGGAGAAGACATTCAGGCCCGTGAAGGTGATGACAACCGCCAGAGAAAGTACGAAGATCGCACCCGAAATCAGCCGCCACCCCAGTTTGATCTGGGGGAAGGCAGGCAATTGCAGCTCAGCGCCCCTGTTCTTGAGGGGGACGTTGACCTTATTGCGCTGCCGGTTGATCACCGGGGTCGTGGTGGAGGGCGTCCGGCGGGTCACAGGCACCTGACGGGTGGGCTGCTTGCGCGTCGCATTGGATCCAAAGGTGGGGGCCTTTTGGACCTTCGGTTGGCTTTTCTGCCGGCGAGCACGGACTCTTTCAGCCCTGCTCTTTTCCTCTGACGGACGATTTGCCATTAACTACGGAACTCCCTTTCAGTCTGGTCGCGCTGGGCTTTACGTTCCAGCGCCAGGTCAATCAATTTCTCAATCAGTGCTTTATAGGGCAGGCCGGTGGCCTCCCAGAGTTTCGGGTACATGCTGATACTGGTGAAACCGGGGATCGTATTGATCTCGTTGAGATAAACCTTGTCGGTTTCCCGGTCGACCAGGAAATCCACCCGAGCCATGCCGGCGCAATCCGTAACTTTGTAGGCCCTGATGGCAACTTCTTGCAGCAAGGCAACCATTTCATCTGAAACATCAGCCGGAATTAGCAGATCGGCTGTGTCATTGATGTATTTTTCCTCATAGGTGTAGAAGGTATCCTTCGGCACAATTTCGCCGGGGATGGAGGCTTTTGGTTCTTCATTGCCCAGGATGCTGACCTCGACCTCACGGGCCAGGTCCACGCCTTTTTCCACCACGATCCGGCGGTCAAAGGAGGCGGCCTGTTTCATACCTTCCATTAGATCGCTGCGGCTGGTGCATTTGCTGATCCCCACCGAAGACCCGAGGTTGGCGGGTTTGGTGAAGAGCGGGTAAGGGGCGATGGCCTCCGCCTGGTCCAGGCAAGTATCCAGATCCTTCTCAATATCCGTACGGTTGAAGATCATATACTCCAACGTAGGAATTTGATTAGCAATCATCACATCCTTGAACAGGCCCTTATCCATGCAGGCAGCGGAACCAAGTACGCCGGCGCCAACATAGGCGACATCGGCCAGTTCCAGCAGGCCTTGCAGGGTGCCGTCTTCACTGTAGGTGCCGTGCATTACAGGGAAGATCACATCCAGCCTGGAGTAGAGTTTCATCTCGCCGTCCTGCAGGGTGTAGATACCGGGATCCTGCGGCCAGGGCAGGAAAACGGCTGGGACCAGGCTCTCATAGCGTTCATTCTGGATTAGATTCCAGAGATTCTCGCCAACCAGCCATTGTCCCTTGCGTGTGATCCCAATTTCGATCACATCGAATTTATCCCGGTCAATTACCGAGAGGACTGAACGTGCTGACATCAGTGAGACTTCATGCTCACCGGACCGTCCCCCGTAAATCACACCGAGTTTTAATTTCTTATCCATTAATCAAATTCACCTATTAATTCGATTTCGGGCTCCAATTCGACCCCGAATTGATTTTTGACTGTTTCCTGGGCCAGTTTCAGCAACTGGTAAATGTCCTGAGCCTTGGCGTCTTCCAGGTTAACGATGAAATTCGCATGGACCGGGCTGATCATCGCCTGTCCAATGCGTTTTCCTTTCAAACCTGCAGCTTCGATCAGTCTGCCGGCATAATCATTGGGCGGGTTCCTGAACATTGAGCCCATGGATGCGCCGGGGGGCTGAGTGCCCTTGCGGTGAGCCTGGAATTCGGAAATCTTCGCCATAGCTTCCTCACGGTTGGTGGGGAACAGGTTGAAAACCGCTGACAGGATCACCACAGGCATCTGCTCACGTTTCAAAATGCTGCTGCGATACTGGTAGGCTAGTTTTTCGACCGGCCAGTCTTCCACGCCTTTTTTTGCGTGCAAGATTTTTGCCACTTTTAAGGAAGCTGCCACATCGCTGCCATGAGCGCCGGCGTTACCGTAAACAGCGCCGCCGACCGTTCCGGGGACGGGTGCTGCCCATTCCATACCGCTCAGGCTCTTACGAGCCGTCTTACGGGCAACGGTACCCAGGATCACACCCGATTCAGCTGTGACGGAGGGCGATTCGGACTCCGAATCGATCTCAAGGTTATTCGCCCGATTGAGCAGGATCACATGCTCCAGGCCGTGATCGCTGACCAGGATGTTCGACCCGCTGCCTAACAGGCTGAAGGGCACATCCAGCGACCATAAGGTCTGGGCGGTTTGCACCAGTTCATCGAGGGTGCTGATGGCGATCAGAGCCGGCACGGGGCCTCCCACCCTGGCGGTGGTGAAATTGGCCATGACGGCATCTTCCTGCATCGCCTCGCCAAAAACCTCTCTGAGTTTAGCCAATGTTGCACTTTTCATCATACTTTTAACCAATTTCCTTGGCAGTAAGCTGCTGATAAACCGACTGACTGACCTGGGTGGCATCTCCGGCGGAGAAAATGATCAGTACGTCATTCGGCTTGATCTCTTGTAATAAATACTCAGTTGCAGCCCCAAAATCATCCAGATAGGCTGCTTTTCCTGCGGGCAGGGCATCGGCGATGACCCTGGCACTGTAGCCGGGATCTTTCTCTCGGGCAGCGTAGATCTTCAAGACACCCACCCGATCGGCAATCGCCAGGGCGCTGATGAATTCAGCTTCCAGGGACTGGGTCCGTGAATAAGTGTGTGGCTGCCAAATGGCCCAGATCCGGTGATTCTGGTAGCGGGAGTGGGCTGCCTCAAGGGTGGCCGCAATCTCAGTGGGGTGGTGGCCGTAGTCATCAATGATGGTTACGCCGCTTACTTCACCCAGAACCTCAAACCGCCGTCCTGCGCCTGTGAAGGCTACCAGGGCCCGAATTGCGGCTGGCAGGTCCAATCCTAGCTGATGGATTGCGCCCAGTGCACCCGTAGCGTTTAGCACGTTGTGCCAGCCGGGGATGGCCAGTTTCACTTGCCCAAGAGCCTCATCCCCGTACATCAATGTGAAAGTTGGCCAGCCATCCACTATGACGTTGTTGATGGCCCGGTAATTGACTTCCGGCCGGCTGCCATAGGTCAGGATTGACTCCTCAGCGCTCATTTCCTCCCCGAGTGAGGCGGCACCGGGATCATCCTGACAGACAAATGCCAGCCCGTCCGATCGAACTTTCCCCAGGAAAGACTTGAAAGCTTTCCGGTAATCCCGTGGGGTGGGGAAGCAGTCCGGATGGTCATGCTCCATATTGGTCACGATTGCGATTTTGGGCGCAAGGCCGAGGAACATGTTGTCATATTCGTCCGCCTCGATCACAAAATAGTCGCCCTGACCTGCATGGGCGTTACGATTCAATTGATTGACCACGCCACCGGCGATGAAACTAGGATCCAGACCCATCTCGATCAGCATCCAGATCAGCATGGTGGTTGTGGTGGTCTTGCCGTGCGTCCCTGCCACAGCGAGCACGTCCTGCCCCTGGGTGAGCTCTGCCAGGAAATCCGAGCGCTTGAGCACAGGGATCTGGTGTGCCAGGGCATACTGCACTTCAGGGTTATCATCCGGCACTGCCGAGGAACGAACCACCAGATCGGCGCCTGACACCTGTTCGGAAACATGACCGACATAGGTGGTTGCGCCCGCTTGGGTGACCGCATCGAACAGAGGCGAGGCCTGGCGGTCGGAGCCGCTGACCTGATAGCCTTTTTCGAGGAGGACCCGGGCGATGGCGGAGAGTCCTGTCCCGCCGATGCCGATTAAGTGCACGTGTGTCATTAGATGAACACCACCAAAATAAAGATAAACGAGATTGCCACTGCGATATAGATCACTGGCGATTGCAGCCAAACGGGCGGCAGCGTTTTAAGCAGTGAAGCCGCTTTCAATCCAGCTTCAGTCACCTGATCTGGAGCGGTGATCCACTTGAAAGGATAGCCCGCGAAGTCGAGATAATACCAGGCCGTCCCAAAGATCATGTAGCCATTGACAGCGCCCAGGAAGATGCCCAAGAGGACGTCCTGGAAGCGGTCGCGGATGAATTTTCCGGAATCGATCAGCCGGGGGATGTTTGGCCCCTGATAACCGAAGAAGGTCAGCCCGGCGAGGATGCCGATCCTGAGCCAGAACTGCGAGTTCGGGTTGACATTGTCCCGCACACCGGGGATGAAAGTCTCAAGAATGGTGATCACAAAGATTGCCACGATCACACCGGATGTGACCAGAATTTCCTTGGCCCAGCCCCGCATCGCACCGATGATGGCGAACAGGACAACAAAAATCCAGAAGAGTACCGAAAGACTGATCACGCGTCACCTTTACTTTCCGGCGTTTCGGCCATTTCGTTGACCAATGCAGCGATCTTGAACGCCGCCTCAGGGGTTGCCAGGCTGGTCATTGCTCGGCTCATGCGGGAGAGCCGCTTGGGATCATTGATCAGATCCATCACGAGGCCCAATAACTTATCATCCATTTCCTCGTCCCGCAGGAGGATCGCTGCGCCGTGGTCTTCCAGGAAGGATGCGTTCACCTTCTGGTAGCGCCAGGCGAAGGGATAGGGTACCAGAATGGCTGGCAGCCCAAAGAGGGGATACTCGCCGAGGGTGGAGGCGCCTGCCCGAGAGACGATCAGGTCGGCTGCGGCAAAGGCAGCGCCCATCTCATGCAGGTAGGGAAAAGCCTGATAGTTCTTTGCCAGATGAGCAGGAAGCTGTTGGGCTTGTTTATCCAGAACCTCCCAGTCGAGGTGACCGGTAAGGTGAATGACCTGCATTTTCTCCAAAAGCTGCGGCAGGACCTTCATCAGGGCTGTATTGATCGTCCGGGCGCCTTTGCTGCCACCGGTGACGGTCAGGGTGGGCAGATCGGCGGTGAATCCGAAGTAATCCAGCGCTTTTTCCTTATCCCAATCCTTCAAATCAGACCGAGTTGGGTAACCGGTGACGGTCAGCTTGGATTTGTTGGGGAAGTAGGCAGCGGAAGTGCCCGTGGTGAGGGCAATCCGATCCGCAAAGCGGGCCAATGCCTTGAGCGCCATGCCGGGTTCAATGTCAGGGACATAGAGCAGGGAGGGGCGCCGCAAAGCAGCCACAGCCATCGGGAAAGCGACGTAACCGCCTGTGAAGAGCAGGACATCTGGATTGAATTCCCGCAGGATTCGCGCCGAAGCAAAGAAGCCCTTGAGCAGCTTCCAGATGTTTCCGGGCAGCCGTTTCAATCCCACGCCATGCACGCCGGCTGCGGGAATGGCCTTAAATGGAATCTCTCGTCGCGTCACCAATGTTTCCTCGATTCCACCACGGCCGCCGACCCAAAGGATTGAATCCTTATCTAGTTCCAGGGCGTCGAGAACGGTTTCTGCGGGATACACTCCCCCGCCCGTCCCGCCGGCGCAGATCAACAACCGCACTGTGGGCACTCCTTTCCTCAGATTTCTGAGTCATGGATACTCTTGATATATTCATTACAATACCAAGCGATGTCAGGGTCACCAGCATGCTGGAGCCGCCTGCACTAATCAACGGGAGCGCATTACCTGTGAAGGGTAAGAGCCCCACGATAACAGCCATATTCATCAGGGCTTCAATCCCGATCCAGGAAGTCAGCCCAAAAGCGATCATCGAGCCTAATTGATCCGATGCATTTTTAGCAATCACCAAACCCCGCCAGATCAACAGGACGAACATTCCTGCCAGGAACAGCCCGCCCAGGATGCCGGTTTCTTCCGCCACGACGGCGAAGATGCTGTCTGTGGGGGCCAGGGGCAGCCCGGTGAACTTGGTGTCCGCCTGTCCGATCCCAACCCCGAACCAGCCGCCTTTGACGACAGCTTCCAGCGTGCGCTGGATGTGGTAGCTGCTCTGCAAGGGGTTGTTCAGGCCAGTTAGGTAGGAGGACAAGCGCTCACGTCCGGTGGGGTAGAGGTACATTAGCGGGACGCCTACCAGCAATGCCAGAACAAAGACCAGCAGAATGACTTTCCAGTCGCCACCGGCCAGGAAGAACAGGATCACGCCCAGCATCAGGATGGTGACTGCGGCGCTCAAGTCGGGTTGCAAGAAGATCATGGCGAAGGTCACACCCAGGATGATGACCAGCGGGATATAACCCAGCTGCATGTTATTTAGGGTTTCCTTTCGGCGGTAAAGCCAGAAGGAAAGGTAGATCACGATCACAGCCTTGGCCATCTCGGAGGGTTGAATAGAGCCGCCCAACAGGTTACGAGTTGCTTCATCGCCGGCGCCGTGGTTCACAACGAGGACTGCGAAAAGCAAGGCCAATGTGCCCAACCCAAGGGGAACCAGGATCTTCTGGTAATGGTGATAGTCAATCAGGCTGGCTGCAATCGCAGCTACCAGCCCCAGCAATACCCAAAGGATCTGACGTCCAAAGAGGTACGTGGGTTCTTCGCCCATCAGGATGGAGAAGTCCCAGCTGGCGGAATAGACCATCAACAAACCAAAGACCACCAAGACGACCACGATTAGAAGCAACGGGACGTCAAAGGGCAGCCGGTGAGA
This Chloroflexota bacterium DNA region includes the following protein-coding sequences:
- a CDS encoding FtsW/RodA/SpoVE family cell cycle protein, giving the protein MGKSRSHRLPFDVPLLLIVVVLVVFGLLMVYSASWDFSILMGEEPTYLFGRQILWVLLGLVAAIAASLIDYHHYQKILVPLGLGTLALLFAVLVVNHGAGDEATRNLLGGSIQPSEMAKAVIVIYLSFWLYRRKETLNNMQLGYIPLVIILGVTFAMIFLQPDLSAAVTILMLGVILFFLAGGDWKVILLVFVLALLVGVPLMYLYPTGRERLSSYLTGLNNPLQSSYHIQRTLEAVVKGGWFGVGIGQADTKFTGLPLAPTDSIFAVVAEETGILGGLFLAGMFVLLIWRGLVIAKNASDQLGSMIAFGLTSWIGIEALMNMAVIVGLLPFTGNALPLISAGGSSMLVTLTSLGIVMNISRVSMTQKSEERSAHSAVVDLRRRDGRGSVSRRNRSRRPGTR
- the ftsZ gene encoding cell division protein FtsZ, yielding MMDRNLQPESFARIKVVGIGGGGCNAVNRMIDEGLTGIEFIAVNTDAQALQFSKAKVRVRIGDKSTRGLGAGGDPKIGRTAAEESAEELYEVLKGSDMVFVTAGLGGGTGTGAAPVVAQIAKEINALTIGVVTRPFTFEGTHRANSAEIGAAALKEHADTLIVIPNDRLLQIVDNRAGLQDAFKVADDVLRQGIQGISELITVPGLINLDFADVRTIMSEGGAALMAVGQASGEDRAIKAAEQAISNQLLDVTIDGARGILFNVTGGDSLKLFEVNQAAAIIKETAHPEVNLIFGAVIDESLGDALRITVIATGFEGNSINTRRETKVETKQNTYAKQRPLDGILKEENTGETYEPRRDTYEFPTRINTDDLDVPAFLRKRSQN
- the murC gene encoding UDP-N-acetylmuramate--L-alanine ligase, encoding MTHVHLIGIGGTGLSAIARVLLEKGYQVSGSDRQASPLFDAVTQAGATTYVGHVSEQVSGADLVVRSSAVPDDNPEVQYALAHQIPVLKRSDFLAELTQGQDVLAVAGTHGKTTTTTMLIWMLIEMGLDPSFIAGGVVNQLNRNAHAGQGDYFVIEADEYDNMFLGLAPKIAIVTNMEHDHPDCFPTPRDYRKAFKSFLGKVRSDGLAFVCQDDPGAASLGEEMSAEESILTYGSRPEVNYRAINNVIVDGWPTFTLMYGDEALGQVKLAIPGWHNVLNATGALGAIHQLGLDLPAAIRALVAFTGAGRRFEVLGEVSGVTIIDDYGHHPTEIAATLEAAHSRYQNHRIWAIWQPHTYSRTQSLEAEFISALAIADRVGVLKIYAAREKDPGYSARVIADALPAGKAAYLDDFGAATEYLLQEIKPNDVLIIFSAGDATQVSQSVYQQLTAKEIG
- the murB gene encoding UDP-N-acetylmuramate dehydrogenase, giving the protein MAKLREVFGEAMQEDAVMANFTTARVGGPVPALIAISTLDELVQTAQTLWSLDVPFSLLGSGSNILVSDHGLEHVILLNRANNLEIDSESESPSVTAESGVILGTVARKTARKSLSGMEWAAPVPGTVGGAVYGNAGAHGSDVAASLKVAKILHAKKGVEDWPVEKLAYQYRSSILKREQMPVVILSAVFNLFPTNREEAMAKISEFQAHRKGTQPPGASMGSMFRNPPNDYAGRLIEAAGLKGKRIGQAMISPVHANFIVNLEDAKAQDIYQLLKLAQETVKNQFGVELEPEIELIGEFD
- a CDS encoding D-alanine--D-alanine ligase is translated as MDKKLKLGVIYGGRSGEHEVSLMSARSVLSVIDRDKFDVIEIGITRKGQWLVGENLWNLIQNERYESLVPAVFLPWPQDPGIYTLQDGEMKLYSRLDVIFPVMHGTYSEDGTLQGLLELADVAYVGAGVLGSAACMDKGLFKDVMIANQIPTLEYMIFNRTDIEKDLDTCLDQAEAIAPYPLFTKPANLGSSVGISKCTSRSDLMEGMKQAASFDRRIVVEKGVDLAREVEVSILGNEEPKASIPGEIVPKDTFYTYEEKYINDTADLLIPADVSDEMVALLQEVAIRAYKVTDCAGMARVDFLVDRETDKVYLNEINTIPGFTSISMYPKLWEATGLPYKALIEKLIDLALERKAQRDQTEREFRS
- a CDS encoding FtsQ-type POTRA domain-containing protein, with the translated sequence MANRPSEEKSRAERVRARRQKSQPKVQKAPTFGSNATRKQPTRQVPVTRRTPSTTTPVINRQRNKVNVPLKNRGAELQLPAFPQIKLGWRLISGAIFVLSLAVVITFTGLNVFSVNAINLEGAERLTSDIILSQLGISGKSIVAINPKEIATQVTEIFPSIKTAKVSAGLPASLTIKVTERQPLVLWLEPENSYWIDDEGVMFYPRGEAEVALIVVAAGNPPTAMTEALEDTEDISEADVAELTTGLTQTTPEFIDALFALQNYLPEGSTLQYDPEFGLGWQDPSGWLVYFGSDISNIDLKLAEYETIITELQAKNLTPSLISLEFLLAPYYRLEP
- the ftsA gene encoding cell division protein FtsA; translation: MEEPIIVGIDIGTSKICTLVARVEESDNLRILGVGIEPSQGIRKGTVVDLNAAALAVSRSIEKAERTSGFEINAALVSLAGSQVSSINSRGVVGITGGIVDIEDIDRALDAAQAVAIPHNREIIHVIQRGFTIDGQDGIRTPIGMHGYRLEVEAHIITAAASTVENLRQCVGASGIEVQQFVLNPLASGEVVLSETERQMGVAVVDIGGGTTDMAIYIDGDVWHTMVMAVGGNHVTSDIAHGLRLPIAQAEEVKLKFGHSIQSAVNPEEQFTVRSFGVDNPERINRADLANIIEARMEEIFYLVLQEIRRSGYDGLLPAGVVLTGGSSLIPGCRQLASQVMGLPTRIAKPQNLIGLIDQLDSPAFATSVGLLQWALLMSDSSQFIERHGPKQSKNWSEQLKDLLRRLLP
- the murG gene encoding undecaprenyldiphospho-muramoylpentapeptide beta-N-acetylglucosaminyltransferase, with translation MRLLICAGGTGGGVYPAETVLDALELDKDSILWVGGRGGIEETLVTRREIPFKAIPAAGVHGVGLKRLPGNIWKLLKGFFASARILREFNPDVLLFTGGYVAFPMAVAALRRPSLLYVPDIEPGMALKALARFADRIALTTGTSAAYFPNKSKLTVTGYPTRSDLKDWDKEKALDYFGFTADLPTLTVTGGSKGARTINTALMKVLPQLLEKMQVIHLTGHLDWEVLDKQAQQLPAHLAKNYQAFPYLHEMGAAFAAADLIVSRAGASTLGEYPLFGLPAILVPYPFAWRYQKVNASFLEDHGAAILLRDEEMDDKLLGLVMDLINDPKRLSRMSRAMTSLATPEAAFKIAALVNEMAETPESKGDA